Proteins encoded by one window of Arachis ipaensis cultivar K30076 chromosome B04, Araip1.1, whole genome shotgun sequence:
- the LOC107635213 gene encoding uncharacterized protein LOC107635213: MAGGRFRELFKKYGKVALGVHCSVSAASISGLYVAIRNNVDVESVLEKFHMGAVSDKEDHNSDNPNLNSSSSVDSVDPVMVNGADDEEKPRSRTAQLAASAGGAFTLALLCNKALFPVRVPITVMLTPPIARFLRSRNIIKSI, from the coding sequence ATGGCGGGTGGTAGGTTCCGCGAGCTCTTCAAAAAATACGGCAAAGTAGCATTGGGCGTTCACTGCAGTGTCTCCGCCGCTTCCATCAGTGGCCTCTACGTTGCAATAAGGAACAACGTTGACGTCGAGTCCGTGCTCGAAAAGTTTCATATGGGTGCTGTTTCGGATAAAGAAGACCATAATTCTGATAACCCTAACCTTAATTCCTCTTCTTCCGTTGATTCCGTTGACCCTGTTATGGTCAACGGTGCTGACGACGAAGAGAAGCCCAGGAGTAGGACCGCGCAGCTCGCTGCCTCTGCCGGCGGCGCCTTCACGCTCGCTCTGCTATGCAACAAGGCGTTGTTCCCGGTTAGGGTTCCGATCACCGTTATGCTGACGCCGCCAATCGCGAGGTTCTTGCGGAGTAGGAACATCATCAAGAGTATTTGA
- the LOC107638107 gene encoding uncharacterized protein LOC107638107 yields the protein MVIPIGIRKNWFKYFQYEEGKDTPSDIRNILLIIFTLVAAVTFQAGINPPGGVWQDGEKAGRAIYASQKKAYYVFLIFNTLAFSNSILVILSLTHKFPFNFEIWVATISMAVTYGSSVFAVTPGNSVRFRYVLVTAAGPFVLRISASIFGLLLRKYTPHHNELSLGHG from the coding sequence ATGGTTATTCCAATTGGTATAAGAAAAAATTGGTTCAAATATTTTCAGTATGAAGAAGGAAAAGACACACCAAGTGACATTAGAAACATTCTTCTAATAATCTTCACTTTGGTGGCAGCAGTTACATTCCAAGCTGGGATTAATCCTCCAGGTGGTGTTTGGCAAGATGGTGAGAAAGCAGGAAGAGCAATCTATGCTTCTCAGAAGAAAGCTTATTATGTTTTTCTCATCTTCAACACTCTGGCTTTCTCAAATTCAATCTTGGTAATTCTGTCACTTACACATAAGTTCCCTTTCAATTTTGAGATTTGGGTTGCAACTATTTCTATGGCTGTCACTTATGGTTCCTCTGTTTTTGCTGTCACACCTGGGAATTCTGTTAGATTTCGTTATGTTCTAGTTACTGCTGCTGGTCCATTTGTTTTGAGAATTTCGGCTTCTATTTTTGGCTTATTGTTAAGGAAATATACTCCTCATCACAATGAATTAAGCTTAGGTCATGGTTGA